A genomic region of Alistipes megaguti contains the following coding sequences:
- the guaB gene encoding IMP dehydrogenase gives MSFINERVQPEGLTFDDVLLVPAYSEVLPREVNVQTRFSRNIKLNIPIVSAAMDTVTEAPLAIALAREGGIGVIHKNMTIAEQAAQVRRVKRAENGMIYDPITISKDNTVGDALNLMKENKIGGIPVVDGEFRLIGIVTNRDLRFQPDMSRRIEEVMTPGDRLITTHRTDLAHASEVLLNNKIEKLPVVDNEGHLVGLITYKDITKVQDHPNACKDEKGRLRVAAGVGITNDAMDRVAALVAEDVDAVVLDSAHGHSRNIVRTLQEIKAAYPTLDVVVGNIATGEAARFLIDAGADGIKVGIGPGSICTTRIIAGVGVPQLSAIYAAASAAKGSGVPVIADGGLRYSGDIVKALAAGGDCVMIGSMFAGTEEAPGDTIIYNGRKFKAYRGMGSIDAMRAGSADRYFQKGCEGNISKLVPEGIVARVPFKGSLSETVYQLIGGLRSGMGYCGAKDIRTLQKAQFIRITASGMHESHPHDVTITSEAPNYSSEH, from the coding sequence ATGTCTTTTATCAATGAAAGGGTTCAGCCCGAAGGACTTACGTTCGACGATGTGCTGCTCGTACCCGCCTATTCGGAAGTGTTGCCGCGAGAGGTCAATGTCCAGACCCGTTTCTCGCGAAATATCAAGCTCAACATCCCCATCGTTTCTGCGGCGATGGATACCGTGACCGAGGCTCCGTTGGCCATTGCACTGGCGCGTGAAGGTGGTATCGGCGTGATCCACAAGAATATGACGATTGCCGAGCAGGCAGCTCAGGTGCGTCGTGTGAAGCGAGCCGAAAACGGCATGATCTACGACCCGATCACCATCTCGAAGGACAACACCGTGGGCGATGCCCTGAATCTGATGAAGGAGAACAAGATCGGCGGTATTCCGGTCGTGGACGGCGAGTTCCGCCTGATCGGCATCGTCACCAACCGGGACCTTCGCTTCCAGCCCGACATGTCGCGCCGCATCGAGGAGGTGATGACCCCGGGCGACCGCCTGATCACCACCCACCGCACCGATCTGGCCCACGCCTCGGAGGTGCTTCTGAATAACAAGATCGAAAAGCTCCCCGTGGTCGACAACGAAGGCCATCTGGTGGGGCTTATTACGTATAAGGATATCACCAAGGTGCAGGATCACCCGAATGCCTGCAAGGACGAGAAGGGTCGTCTGCGTGTAGCTGCCGGCGTGGGGATCACCAACGACGCCATGGATCGTGTGGCAGCCCTCGTGGCCGAGGATGTCGATGCCGTGGTGCTCGACTCCGCACACGGACACTCGCGCAACATCGTGCGCACGCTCCAGGAGATCAAGGCGGCCTATCCGACGCTGGATGTCGTGGTGGGCAACATCGCCACGGGTGAGGCCGCCAGGTTCCTGATCGACGCCGGTGCCGACGGTATCAAGGTCGGTATCGGTCCGGGTTCGATCTGCACGACGCGTATCATCGCCGGCGTGGGTGTTCCGCAGCTGTCGGCCATCTACGCCGCCGCCTCGGCCGCCAAGGGTTCGGGCGTTCCGGTGATCGCCGACGGCGGTCTGCGCTACTCGGGCGACATCGTCAAGGCGCTGGCTGCGGGCGGCGACTGCGTGATGATCGGTTCGATGTTCGCCGGTACGGAGGAGGCTCCGGGCGACACGATCATCTACAACGGCCGTAAGTTCAAGGCCTACCGCGGCATGGGTTCGATCGACGCCATGCGTGCCGGATCGGCCGACCGCTACTTCCAGAAGGGTTGCGAGGGCAACATCAGCAAACTCGTTCCGGAGGGTATCGTGGCCCGCGTGCCGTTCAAGGGTTCGCTGAGCGAGACGGTCTATCAGCTGATCGGCGGTCTGCGTTCGGGTATGGGCTACTGCGGTGCGAAGGACATCCGGACGCTGCAGAAGGCGCAGTTCATCCGCATCACGGCTTCGGGTATGCACGAGAGCCACCCGCACGACGTGACGATCACGAGCGAGGCCCCGAACTACTCGAGCGAACACTAA
- the guaA gene encoding glutamine-hydrolyzing GMP synthase yields the protein MQEKILILDFGSQYTQLIARRVRELNVYCEIHPFNKIPTLDESVRGVILSGSPYSVRDAQAPTPDLSAIKGRLPLLGVCYGAQFLAHAFGGEVKPAPSREYGRAMLTVSDPADALMQGLPSPTQVWMSHGDTITRVPDNYRIVASTEDVRVAAFHIEGEQTWGIQFHPEVYHSTDGTHLLKNFVVGICGCSQSWTSESFVESTVRDLREKLGNDKVVLGLSGGVDSSVAAVLLHKAIGKNLYCIFVDSGLLRKNEFDEVLASYENMGLNVKGVKAGAKFLGDLAGVTDPEKKRKIIGRDFVEVFNEEAMQIKDVRWLAQGTIYPDVIESCSVNGPSATIKSHHNVGGLPEKMNLRIVEPLRLLFKDEVRRVGRSLGISEHLIGRHPFPGPGLAIRILGDITPEKVEILQNVDKIYIDALHAAGLYDKVWQAGAILLPVKSVGVMGDERTYESCVALRAVTSTDGMTADWVHLPYEFLADVSNEIINKVKGVNRVVYDISSKPPATIEWE from the coding sequence ATGCAGGAAAAAATATTGATTCTCGACTTCGGATCGCAGTACACGCAGCTCATTGCGCGGCGTGTGCGCGAGCTGAACGTCTATTGCGAGATTCACCCCTTCAACAAGATTCCGACGCTGGACGAATCGGTGCGGGGTGTGATTCTCTCGGGCAGCCCCTATTCGGTGCGCGATGCCCAGGCCCCGACGCCCGATCTTTCGGCCATCAAGGGGCGTCTGCCGCTGCTGGGCGTCTGCTACGGCGCGCAGTTCCTGGCTCACGCCTTCGGGGGTGAGGTCAAGCCGGCGCCGAGCCGCGAATACGGCCGGGCGATGCTCACGGTGAGTGATCCGGCGGATGCCCTCATGCAGGGTCTTCCCTCGCCGACGCAGGTGTGGATGTCGCACGGCGATACCATCACGCGCGTCCCCGACAACTACAGGATCGTCGCCAGTACGGAGGATGTCCGCGTAGCCGCCTTCCACATCGAGGGCGAGCAGACGTGGGGCATCCAGTTCCACCCGGAGGTTTACCACTCGACCGACGGCACGCACCTCCTGAAGAACTTCGTCGTGGGGATCTGCGGCTGCTCGCAGTCGTGGACTTCGGAGAGTTTCGTCGAGTCGACCGTTCGGGATCTGCGCGAGAAGCTGGGCAACGACAAGGTCGTGCTCGGTCTGTCGGGCGGTGTGGATTCGTCGGTGGCTGCCGTGCTGCTGCACAAGGCCATCGGGAAGAACCTCTACTGCATCTTCGTCGATTCGGGGCTACTGCGCAAGAACGAGTTCGACGAGGTGCTGGCCTCGTACGAGAACATGGGGCTCAATGTCAAGGGGGTGAAGGCCGGAGCGAAGTTCCTGGGCGATCTGGCCGGCGTCACCGATCCCGAGAAGAAGCGCAAGATCATCGGCCGTGATTTCGTGGAGGTCTTCAACGAGGAGGCCATGCAGATCAAGGATGTCCGCTGGCTGGCTCAGGGGACGATCTATCCCGACGTAATCGAGTCGTGCTCCGTGAACGGGCCTTCGGCCACGATCAAGTCGCACCACAACGTGGGTGGACTGCCCGAGAAGATGAATCTGCGGATTGTTGAGCCGCTGCGGCTGTTGTTCAAGGACGAGGTGCGCCGCGTAGGCCGTTCGCTGGGCATCTCCGAGCATCTGATTGGCCGCCATCCCTTCCCGGGACCGGGCCTTGCCATCCGCATTCTGGGTGACATCACCCCCGAGAAGGTCGAGATTCTTCAGAACGTGGACAAAATTTATATCGACGCCCTGCACGCTGCCGGACTTTACGACAAGGTTTGGCAGGCGGGAGCCATCCTGCTTCCGGTGAAGAGCGTTGGCGTGATGGGCGACGAGCGCACCTATGAGAGCTGTGTAGCGCTGCGGGCCGTGACCTCGACCGACGGCATGACGGCCGACTGGGTTCACCTTCCCTACGAATTCCTGGCCGATGTCTCGAACGAGATCATCAACAAGGTCAAGGGGGTCAACCGCGTAGTCTACGACATCTCCTCGAAACCGCCCGCAACGATCGAGTGGGAGTAA
- the panB gene encoding 3-methyl-2-oxobutanoate hydroxymethyltransferase, protein MSVESTVRAVTTYRLTEMKQRGEKIAMLTSYDYSMAKIVDAAGVDVILVGDSAANVMAGYETTLPITLDMMIYHARSVVRAVNRALVVVDLPFGTYQGNSKVALDSAIRIMKETEADAVKIEGGEEILESVQRILSAGIPVMGHLGLTPQSIHKFGTYAVRAKEEAEAEKLLHDAHLLSEAGCFGIVLEKIPAALATRVTSEIPTPTIGIGAGPGCDGQVLVIHDMLGINKGFSPRFLRRYADLHTVMTEAVEQYVSDVKSCDFPNEKEQY, encoded by the coding sequence ATGTCTGTAGAAAGTACAGTCCGGGCGGTGACGACCTATCGCCTGACGGAGATGAAGCAGCGCGGCGAGAAGATCGCCATGCTGACCTCGTATGACTATTCGATGGCCAAGATCGTCGATGCCGCGGGTGTCGACGTGATCCTGGTGGGCGACTCGGCGGCCAACGTGATGGCCGGTTACGAGACGACGCTTCCCATTACGCTCGATATGATGATCTACCATGCCCGTTCGGTGGTGCGCGCCGTCAACCGGGCGCTGGTGGTTGTCGACCTTCCGTTCGGCACCTACCAGGGCAACTCGAAGGTGGCGCTCGATTCGGCCATCCGCATCATGAAGGAGACCGAGGCCGATGCCGTGAAGATCGAGGGCGGTGAGGAGATCCTCGAGTCGGTGCAGCGCATCCTCTCGGCCGGCATTCCGGTGATGGGTCACCTGGGGCTGACGCCGCAGTCGATCCACAAGTTCGGCACCTACGCCGTGCGGGCCAAGGAGGAGGCCGAAGCCGAGAAGCTGCTCCACGACGCCCATCTGCTGAGCGAGGCGGGCTGCTTCGGCATCGTGCTCGAGAAGATCCCGGCAGCGCTTGCCACGCGGGTGACCAGCGAGATCCCGACGCCGACGATCGGTATCGGAGCCGGTCCGGGCTGCGACGGCCAGGTGCTGGTGATCCACGACATGCTGGGCATCAACAAGGGCTTCTCGCCGCGCTTCCTGCGCCGCTACGCCGATCTGCATACGGTGATGACCGAGGCTGTCGAGCAATACGTCTCGGATGTCAAGTCGTGCGACTTCCCCAACGAGAAGGAGCAGTACTGA
- a CDS encoding RNA methyltransferase, with product MRKITNEELGRPTSEEFARRRKMAVRVVLDNVRSAQNVGAFFRTGDAFAVERIELCGITAVPPSREIHKTALGADQTVSWGHWESTAACVEALHGEGYRVLAVEQVEGAVMLDDFAPESDAKYALVFGNEVDGVDQQVVDLCDGALEIPQAGTKHSINVAVSGGVVLWQFFCQIYAKRYLCRAENPKN from the coding sequence ATGCGTAAAATAACGAATGAAGAGCTGGGACGTCCGACGTCTGAGGAGTTTGCCCGCCGCCGGAAGATGGCGGTGCGGGTGGTGCTGGACAACGTGCGTTCGGCGCAGAACGTCGGGGCGTTTTTCCGTACGGGCGACGCCTTTGCCGTGGAGCGCATCGAGCTGTGCGGCATCACGGCCGTGCCCCCTTCGCGCGAGATCCACAAGACGGCGCTCGGTGCCGACCAGACGGTGTCGTGGGGCCATTGGGAGTCGACCGCGGCATGCGTCGAGGCGCTGCACGGCGAAGGCTACCGGGTGCTGGCCGTCGAGCAGGTCGAGGGGGCGGTGATGCTCGATGACTTTGCACCGGAGTCCGATGCGAAGTATGCGCTGGTTTTCGGCAACGAGGTTGACGGGGTCGACCAGCAGGTGGTGGACCTCTGCGACGGTGCGCTGGAGATCCCGCAGGCCGGGACGAAACATTCGATCAACGTCGCGGTGTCGGGAGGGGTTGTTCTGTGGCAATTTTTTTGCCAAATCTATGCAAAGCGTTATCTTTGCCGCGCTGAAAATCCTAAAAACTGA
- a CDS encoding DUF3795 domain-containing protein: MNPEVAACGLFCGGCRKFGKGVCPGCHANEKAAWCEIRSCCLEHGWQSCADCTLMPLDECRKFNAFIGKVFGFLFRSDRRGCIERIREAGSSAFAEEMRLAGSFNRPVKK; this comes from the coding sequence ATGAATCCGGAGGTTGCGGCTTGCGGCCTTTTCTGCGGAGGATGCCGCAAGTTCGGCAAGGGCGTTTGTCCGGGATGCCATGCCAATGAGAAGGCAGCGTGGTGTGAGATTCGGTCCTGCTGCCTCGAACACGGATGGCAGAGCTGCGCCGATTGTACGTTGATGCCTTTGGACGAGTGCCGCAAATTCAACGCTTTTATCGGCAAGGTTTTCGGCTTCCTCTTTCGTTCCGACCGTCGCGGCTGCATTGAACGCATTCGAGAAGCGGGCAGTTCGGCATTTGCCGAAGAGATGCGTCTGGCAGGCTCCTTCAATCGTCCGGTAAAAAAATAG